A window of Esox lucius isolate fEsoLuc1 chromosome 18, fEsoLuc1.pri, whole genome shotgun sequence contains these coding sequences:
- the tdrd6 gene encoding tudor domain-containing protein 6 isoform X1 — MDKMCSIPGLPTPGSNISVFITRVNLDPQCELVELWGRFAQDRKVEYQHLRKEIQFPRETFRELEGDPGDMCLVQVYETWYRARIVSKRGSSYTVFLIDEGRMLGATSSVLAWGQKEFFHLPPELEFCVLSNVLPLSTENRWSPMALEFLKSLCGKTVDAFVQDVLVPHRTFLLDIPFITRQMHEMGFAKKLNTEKFKFHVLHTLQRGASNSTESLQTTSIRNVHEQIEKQQHYLYPELQTETVETVIVTEVTNPLRIFCQLKVFSQELKKLTEQITQHYEGRLAACIARPQTLGSPCASRGSDGRWYRSVLQQVFPAKNVVEVLHVDYGKKQFVQVENIRPLATDFFRMPVVTYVCSLHGILDKGVGWTAAQIEYLKSLLLNRTVIAKFEYQSLSEGVHYVTLYGDENTNINNLFGKKEKCLLDSASASNPDGKVNQKTAPPCSGDPKKVQTKYPAEDLLVNSSHVAVVQHVENPSEFWIQTNTYADEFDEMMNDLADLYSNSVGAGVVECPQVGLYCAGRSQDNSFYRATVSEINGNKVKVFFVDYGNTEIIDRFNLRVLPDEFKVLPGLACKCRLAGIEPKDGTWSRNATDFFIKTIADKILDLHVTARSHGSYIVQLTDLSAQGERDAGKLLCSAGFAEKFDSSIPPRKAFTGPVIAPTTQNPHAISYVFRSSGSPQDLSTSNCTVKESRTPFKEYLFPIGSSFEVTVSYIESPNDFWCQLAQNSNHLKWLMQDIQKHYAVTQFGQPLEAACVARHPDNGMWYRALVIQKHATMHVDVLFIDYGQTKRVSVRDLRAIDPKFLQLKGQAFRCSLYNLIHPASHTTEWTEEAVAQFQNFVDNATTEHGMLKCTIYAVMYDAQKVVFNVVDLQTPFQSVCGLMVHKGFANRAPAKNAPSSLFRLETYYYSTHNIKTGSEEEVIVTSVNSVNHFYCQLKRNSDTIKGLSESVNTLCHQLEMTNCPQTFGTVCFAKYMDGEWYRAQIKCTNPTILVHFVDYGDTLEVQKSDLLPIPIEASEIMSVPVQAVQCGLSDIPGEVPSVVNSWFETSMTDRNFRALVVAKEPGGKLLVELYDDKMQVNAKIKEKFNLEMHSKEQVIIQSCRPQALEPKPRFTPKKVLRTDEDSLKCEKLPRVHNRIPYETQAALRRPNEKVNLKSVETTNQGELNVQTETKYSHDANSSPSENRKKIVVPKANANCLPKLIDLPSKSVKPGLVADVFISHCNSPQSFFVQLIEEEAEIFSLVEKLNDGQSTAASIQTKDLCQGDLVNAVFPEDYSWYRAVVREILENQMALVEFVDFGNTATVSVSEMCRLDKNFLEIPRFSIHCCLCGVLTVESKLKLDPKVVSNFKESVGIIGSKRLGCMFVKQSGSVWEVSLVDGDKAITCNFSPSVPTDTLDLLPENTDQEAEECNQKSTLTNLPPKCNLLVNVMTACYSEPEISEGQSLEVYASTINGPESFWCQSADSDKLDKITEVVVEAEKAVASTFIDTETLCTGSPCIAQFEDDEQWYRAKVLRKDGDTLYILFVDYGNESAVNMKDVRPVPALLIDIPPQAFWCQLEGFDLSQGSWDDTASDQLSQLIMDKLLHLTVLRVSSQEEVGITCFVKVKCEEEVINYTMKQYWKSSIGNRDKTSEDKLNPTEEALSYDMSSLADELQLVEKKAAVLDSPLKKQNENFKDHDTDDPQACNETHEEVVDGDSFYEQQVSVITQVTDNVEEDVDLINFQEKYCLDYGNTASVVNELVEEKQSKTTEIHEQKTVTRSTNSAVKAPKEGIETMSTIICEGPSDAGLECVSDSGDSSEIRVATSQMYTDRSGSASVVKKSISLDDFESQLYIDEDFEISLSNIDESQDDIYEEVFKICAEPVVESEKSKKAVLEEIETKDKELFTLIEDFENIKEESGIQDEAEGHCAILPEPVLEFSKLYSVEQTFPLGSSCFVWSSAKKSWCNAKIVKIFEDSIKVLLLDDDTEMVVDPHSIFQLPTEPEQIGDVDVSSWNPGSERDKHVSDPIETDGCEDAITGDHHSNAFSEGLLVEVDHEIIDSCKTFVAMSTKPEKIHQLENSHPVCAPLEEFSDVPKKQLIDIGQANDAVLSVSTQEKDDVMLEEDMSCHGDLTSDLIKDCTVVSTDHRAESEKNIFAEVVSSAPPQEKEDPGESTCPNKDCLVNINVVEFTEHGALTLEDIKLEFTPSAPTQDMLKDDVLLEDETYSPIKNSAEVVMSHVMHLTLRVEEKSDDDIIFVSETLSTQELQ, encoded by the exons ATGGACAAAATGTGTTCGATACCTGGGCTCCCAACACCAGgttcaaacatttcagttttcatAACAAGGGTGAACTTGGATCCCCAATGTGAACTTGTGGAGCTATGGGGCAGATTTGCTCAAGATAGGAAAGTTGAGTATCAACACCTCCGAAAAGAAATTCAGTTTCCCAGAGAAACATTTCGTGAGTTAGAGGGAGATCCTGGAGACATGTGCTTGGTTCAGGTATATGAAACTTGGTATAGGGCACGCATTGTCTCAAAACGTGGCTCAAGTTACACTGTGTTCCTCATTGATGAAGGAAGAATGCTTGGTGCCACCTCTAGTGTACTGGCTTGGGGTCAGAAAGAGTTTTTCCACTTACCCCCTGAGCTGGAATTCTGTGTTCTCTCCAATGTGTTGCCACTATCAACTGAGAACAGGTGGTCTCCAATGGCCTTGGAATTTCTGAAATCCCTTTGTGGAAAGACAGTTGACGCTTTTGTTCAGGATGTCTTGGTGCCCCATAGAACATTCCTCCTGGATATTCCATTCATAACTAGACAGATGCACGAAATGGGGTTTGCCAAGAAATTAAATACAGAAAAGTTCAAGTTCCATGTTTTACACACATTGCAGAGGGGGGCATCCAACTCAACAGAATCTCTGCAGACAACCTCCATTAGAAATGTGCATGAGCAAATCGAGAAGCAGCAGCACTACTTGTATCCGGAGCTGCAAACGGAAACCGTTGAAACAGTCATTGTCACAGAGGTAACCAACCCACTGCGTATTTTTTGTCAGTTGAAGGTGTTTTCTCAAGAGTTAAAGAAACTAACAGAACAAATTACGCAACACTACGAAGGTCGACTTGCAGCATGCATCGCCAGGCCCCAAACTTTGGGTTCCCCATGTGCCTCAAGAGGAAGTGATGGAAGGTGGTATCGATCCGTTTTACAGCAGGTCTTTCCAGCCAAGAATGTGGTTGAAGTGCTGCATGTCGATTATGGAAAGAAACAATTTGTTCAAGTGGAAAACATCCGACCGCTAGCCACAGACTTCTTCAGGATGCCTGTCGTCACTTATGTCTGTTCTCTACATGGCATCCTCGATAAAGGAGTTGGATGGACTGCTGCCCAGATTGAATATCTGAAATCCCTCCTGCTGAACAGGACTGTGATCGCTAAGTTTGAATACCAGAGTCTGTCAGAGGGAGTCCACTATGTAACACTCTACGGGGATGAAAATACCAACATCAACAACCTGTTTGGCAAGAAGGAAAAATGTTTGTTGGACTCTGCAAGTGCTTCAAATCCAGATGGAAAAGTAAATCAGAAGACTGCACCACCTTGCTCTGGTGATCCCAAAAAAGTTCAGACAAAGTATCCGGCCGAAGATCTCCTTGTCAATTCTTCACATGTGGCAGTTGTACAGCATGTAGAAAATCCTTCAGAATTTTGGATTCAGACAAATACGTATGCAGACGAGTTTGATGAAATGATGAATGATCTTGCTGATTTGTACAGTAACTCAGTCGGCGCAGGAGTTGTTGAATGCCCACAAGTTGGCCTTTATTGTGCAGGCAGATCACAGGACAACTCTTTTTACCGGGCAACTGTGTCCGAAATCAATGGGAACAAGgtcaaagtattttttgttgACTATGGGAACACTGAAATAATTGACAGGTTCAACCTTAGAGTACTTCCTGACGAGTTTAAAGTGTTACCAGGACTTGCGTGTAAGTGTAGACTGGCTGGTATAGAACCAAAAGATGGTACATGGAGTCGAAATGCTACAGACTTCTTCATAAAAACAATTGCAGACAAGATCCTGGACTTGCATGTAACTGCCAGGTCTCACGGTAGTTATATTGTTCAACTGACAGACTTGTCTgcacaaggagagagagatgccgGTAAGCTGCTTTGCAGTGCTGGCTTTGCAGAGAAGTTTGATTCAAGTATCCCACCTCGCAAGGCTTTTACAGGGCCTGTCATTGCACCCACAACACAGAACCCACATGCCATTTCTTATGTGTTCAGGTCAAGTGGCAGCCCTCAAGATTTGTCTACCAGTAATTGTACTGTGAAAGAATCCAGAACTCCCTTCAAGGAATACTTGTTTCCCATAGGAAGTTCATTTGAAGTCACTGTGTCTTACATTGAGAGTCCAAATGACTTTTGGTGCCAACTAGCACAAAATTCTAATCATCTTAAATGGCTCATGCAAGACATACAAAAGCACTATGCTGTCACCCAGTTTGGGCAACCTTTGGAAGCAGCTTGTGTTGCTCGCCACCCAGACAATGGAATGTGGTACAGAGCCCTAGTCATTCAGAAGCATGCAACAATGCATGTTGATGTGCTGTTCATAGACTATGGTCAGACAAAGAGAGTCTCCGTGCGTGACTTGCGCGCCATAGATCCAAAGTTCCTCCAACTAAAAGGTCAAGCTTTTCGTTGCAGTTTGTACAACCTTATCCACCCTGCTTCCCACACAACTGAGTGGACTGAAGAGGCAGTTGCACAATTCCAGAACTTTGTGGACAACGCCACAACCGAACATGGGATGTTAAAGTGCACAATATATGCCGTTATGTACGATGCACAGAAAGTAGTATTCAACGTGGTGGATCTGCAGACACCCTTCCAGAGTGTCTGCGGCTTGATGGTTCATAAAGGCTTTGCAAACCGTGCACCTGCAAAGAACGCCCCTTCCTCCCTTTTCCGATTGGAAACCTACTACTACTCCACTCACAACATCAAAACCGGAAGTGAAGAAGAGGTAATTGTGACAAGTGTAAATAGTGTCAATCACTTTTACTGCCAATTGAAAAGGAATTCAGATACAATTAAAGGACTTTCAGAGAGTGTGAATACATTGTGTCACCAGCTGGAGATGACCAACTGCCCCCAAACTTTTGGAACAGTGTGCTTTGCAAAATACATGGACGGAGAGTGGTACAGAGCACAGATCAAGTGTACAAATCCAACAATCCTGGTTCACTTTGTGGATTATGGCGACACATTGGAAGTCCAAAAATCTGATCTGCTTCCCATTCCTATTGAGGCCAGTGAGATCATGTCTGTGCCTGTGCAAGCTGTCCAGTGTGGGCTTTCTGACATCCCAGGAGAGGTTCCAAGTGTGGTGAACAGCTGGTTTGAGACCAGTATGACTGATCGGAACTTCAGGGCTCTTGTGGTGGCAAAAGAGCCTGGGGGCAAGTTGCTGGTGGAGCTATACGATGACAAAATGCAAGTGAATGCCAAGATAAAGGAAAAATTCAACCTTGAGATGCACAGTAAAGAGCAGGTGATAATCCAGAGCTGCAGACCACAAGCTCTCGAGCCCAAACCTCGATTTACACCCAAAAAAGTGCTACGAACAGATGAAGATTCCCTTAAGTGTGAGAAACTCCCGCGAGTACACAACAGGATACCATATGAAACTCAGGCAGCTTTGAGGAGACCCAATGAAAAAGTTAATTTAAAATCCGTAGAGACCACAAATCAAGGGGAACTGAATgttcaaacagaaacaaaatactcACATGATGCAAATTCATCTCCCAGTGAAAATCGAAAGAAGATTGTTGTTCCCAAAGcaaatgcaaattgtcttccaAAACTCATTGACCTGCCTTCAAAATCTGTAAAACCAGGATTGGTAGCAGATGTATTCATTTCTCATTGTAATAGCCCACAAAGTTTCTTTGTACAGTTGATCGAAGAGGAAGCTGAAATATTTTCCCTTGTGGAAAAACTTAATGATGGGCAGTCAACTGCTGCATCCATTCAAACCAAGGACTTGTGTCAAGGTGACTTGGTCAATGCAGTATTTCCTGAGGATTACTCATGGTACCGTGCAGTAGTTAGAGAAATACTGGAAAACCAAATGGCTCTTGTTGAGTTTGTAGACTTTGGAAATACAGCAACAGTCTCTGTCTCTGAGATGTGTAGACTCGACAAAAACTTCCTTGAAATCCCCAGGTTCAGCATTCATTGTTGTTTATGTGGAGTGCTAACTGTTGAAAGTAAATTAAAACTAGATCCAAAAGTTGTGTCAAACTTCAAAGAGAGTGTTGGTATAATTGGCAGCAAACGGTTAGGATGCATGTTTGTAAAACAGTCTGGATCTGTTTGGGAGGTTAGCCTTGTGGATGGTGACAAAGCAATCACATGCAATTTTTCTCCCAGCGTCCCAACAGACACCCTAGACCTGTTGCCAGAAAACACAGACCAAGAGGCAGAAGAGTGCAATCAAAAATCCACTTTAACAAATTTGCCGCCCAAGTGCAACCTTTTGGTCAATGTCATGACTGCCTGTTACAGTGAGCCGGAAATTTCCGAAGGACAGTCCTTAGAAGTATATGCCTCTACTATAAATGGGCCTGAGTCATTTTGGTGTCAATCTGCTGACTCAGACAAACTTGATAAGATCACTGAAGTTGTTGTAGAAGCTGAGAAAGCTGTGGCATCTACGTTTATTGACACCGAAACGTTGTGCACTGGAAGTCCATGCATTGCTCAATTTGAGGACGATGAACAGTGGTACCGTGCTAAAGTCCTCAGGAAAGATGGAGATACCTTATACATTCTTTTTGTGGACTATGGAAATGAGTCTGCAGTTAATATGAAAGACGTGAGGCCAGTACCAGCTCTGCTCATTGACATTCCTCCACAGGCTTTCTGGTGTCAGCTAGAAGGATTTGATTTGTCACAGGGCTCCTGGGATGACACTGCTTCTGACCAGTTATCACAACTCATAATGGACAAGCTACTGCACTTGACTGTTCTAAGAGTTTCCAGTCAAGAGGAAGTTGGGATTACATGTTTTGTCAAAGTAAAATGTGAGGAAGAAGTGATAAATTACACTATGAAACAGTACTGGAAGAGCTCTATTGGCAACCGAGACAAAACGTCAGAAGACAAATTAAATCCCACAGAAGAGGCATTGTCATATGACATGTCCTCATTGGCAGATGAATTGCAGTTAGTCGAGAAAAAGGCAGCAGTGCTTGACTCGCCTCTCAAAAAGCAAAATGAAAACTTCAAAGACCATGACACAGATGATCCTCAAGCCTGTAATGAAACTCATGAGGAGGTTGTTGACGGGGACAGTTTCTATGAGCAACAGGTCTCCGTAATCACCCAAGTAACAGATAATGTTGAGGAGGATGTGGATCTGATAAATTTCCAAGAGAAATACTGTTTGGATTATGGTAACACCGCATCAGTTGTTAATGAATTAgtggaagaaaaacagtccAAGACAACTGAGATCCATGAACAGAAGACTGTCACACGGAGTACAAATTCAGCTGTAAAGGCACCCAAAGAAGGCATAGAGACCATGTCCACCATTATCTGTGAAGGACCCAGTGATGCAGGACTTGAATGTGTGTCAGATAGTGGAGATTCAAGTGAGATTCGAGTGGCAACCTCCCAAATGTACACTGATAGAAGTGGGAGTGCATCAGTTGTGAAAAAGTCAATCAGTCTAGATGACTTTGAATCACAACTGTACATTGATGAGGACTTTGAGATTTCACTTTCAAACATTGATGAAAGTCAAGACGACATCTATGAGGAAGTCTTCAAAATATGTGCTGAACCTGTAGTAGAGAGTGAAAAGTCAAAAAAGGCTGTTCTGGAGGAGATAGAGACCAAAGATAAAGAACTGTTCACCTTGATTGAAGATTTTGAGAATATAAAAGAGGAATCTGGAATCCAAGATGAAGCTGAAGGCCACTGCGCTATTTTACCAGAACCTG TTTTAGAGTTCAGTAAACTCTACAGTGTTGAGCAGACTTTTCCACTTGGTTCATCCTGTTTTGTTTGGTCTTCTGCTAAGAAGAGTTGGTGTAATGCTAAAATTGTGAAGATATTTGAGGACTCAATTAAG GTTCTTCTTTTGGACGATGATACTGAAATGGTAGTGGACCCACACAGTATATTTCAGCTGCCTACAGAACCAGAACAG ATTGGAGATGTCGATGTATCATCATGGAATCCTGGGTCAGAGCGTGATAAGCATGTTTCAG ATCCCATAGAAACAGATGGCTGTGAAGATGCTATTACTGGAGATCACCACAGTAATGCATTCTCAGAG GGTCTTCTGGTGGAAGTGGATCATGAGATCATAGATTCATGCAAAACCTTTGTTGCGATGTCCACAAAACCAGAGAAG ATACATCAGCTGGAAAACAGTCATCCTGTATGTGCACCATTGGAAGAATTTAGTG ATGTGCCTAAAAAGCAGCTAATTGACATTGGTCAAGCGAATGATGCAGTGTTAAGTGTGTCCACACAGGAAAAG GATGATGTTATGCTTGAGGAAGATATGTCATGTCATGGGGATTTGACTTCAGATCTCATTAAAGATTGCACAG TTGTATCTACAGATCACAGAGCTGAGAGtgagaaaaacatatttgcagAGGTGGTATCAAGTGCTCCCCCACAGGAAAAG GAGGATCCAGGGGAATCAACATGTCCTAATAAAGACTGTTTAG TCAATATAAATGTTGTAGAGTTCACAGAGCATGGTGCCCTGACTCTGGAGGACATCAAGTTGGAGTTTACACCCAGTGCTCCCACACAGGATATG TTGAAGGATGATGTGCTGCTTGAGGATGAGACGTATTCTCCTATCAAAAACAGCGCAG AAGTAGTGATGTCACATGTGATGCATCTCACCCTGAGAGTGGAGGAGAAATCCGACGATGACATCATCTTTGTGTCAGAGACTCTGTCCACCCAGGAACTTCAGTAA